In Persicimonas caeni, a single window of DNA contains:
- a CDS encoding hybrid sensor histidine kinase/response regulator gives MSDDRNPSSQSPFDEPSLLDEPSLLDKEAQRLAILAELELPDIESEQTFDDIVELASILCEVPMAACSLPDKERHLLKARKGLSVEHTGREGSFCEHALRRDEPLIVEDAREDERFREHLFVVGPPHIRFYAGFQITLDEVAVGTLCVFDTRPRQLSATQIEAMQALTRQLEQFLRLRGSRRRADQTEDQLARQRSESLAVSAALDRFTAHLSDVFWIRSADFKEAIYVSPAIEKVWGISREQWFDEPDWWLEQVHPDDRAELADAIADLSSGQEMSLVYRLVDAQGDVQKWVSSSAFVVENDSGPHSISGVTRDVSEQMREQQRLAERVEHFRERHLAAGEELTLTQLKYDVLFENSTDAIVISDLDGYLIDCNQRMVDMFGTTFERLRGSHFSEFIAPEELEATQEKWERWKQGEPALYDVTFTRADGREIIVENSSALIDLGDRKVIQAILRDRTEERRAQRELEATRRQLWRAQKMESLGRLAGSVAHDFNNLINVISACSSFLLEDLAADDPRRVDAVDIHEAAGQSAALTSQLLAFSRQQVLESRVVHLDSVVQRTAKLCRRVIDAPIDLDIQLDAGDLEVFVDSGQLEQVIMNLVLNARDAVDGEGRIELYSRWETLGEHAPGKLAPGRYGVISVHDDGVGIPADIIDRIFEPFYTTKEEGKGTGLGLASVHGIVTQSGGYIDVASTPGRGSEFTIWLPEATPEQRAGEEPTPDATVRAADDRATLLFVDDNPLVRRSLVRGLERGGYHVLVASNGRDALDIWGDHRERIGAVVSDIIMPVMDGLELLERLEDLAPELPVLLLTGYSDEHDLGAAGASAHTIMRKPIAPSELREVLAGVLES, from the coding sequence ATGTCAGACGATCGCAATCCCTCTTCGCAGTCACCGTTCGACGAACCATCATTGCTCGACGAACCATCATTGCTCGACAAGGAAGCGCAGCGCTTGGCCATCTTGGCCGAGCTGGAGTTGCCCGACATCGAGTCCGAGCAGACCTTCGACGATATCGTCGAATTGGCCTCCATCCTGTGCGAGGTGCCCATGGCGGCCTGCTCACTGCCGGACAAGGAGCGCCATTTGCTCAAGGCCCGCAAGGGCTTGTCCGTCGAGCACACCGGGCGGGAGGGGTCGTTCTGCGAGCATGCGCTGCGTCGAGACGAGCCCCTGATCGTCGAGGACGCCCGGGAGGACGAGCGGTTTCGAGAGCACCTCTTCGTCGTCGGGCCTCCCCATATCCGGTTCTACGCCGGCTTTCAGATCACGCTCGACGAGGTCGCGGTGGGCACCTTGTGCGTCTTCGACACCCGCCCCCGACAGCTCAGCGCCACGCAGATCGAGGCGATGCAGGCGCTGACCCGTCAACTCGAGCAGTTTCTGCGCCTGCGCGGCTCGCGACGACGCGCCGACCAGACCGAAGACCAACTCGCCAGGCAGCGATCCGAGAGTCTGGCCGTCAGCGCTGCGCTCGACCGCTTCACCGCCCACCTCTCCGATGTCTTCTGGATTCGATCGGCCGATTTCAAGGAGGCCATCTACGTCAGCCCCGCCATCGAGAAGGTCTGGGGGATCTCGCGCGAGCAGTGGTTCGACGAGCCGGACTGGTGGTTGGAGCAGGTGCATCCCGACGACCGCGCCGAGCTGGCCGACGCGATCGCCGACCTGTCCTCGGGCCAGGAGATGAGCCTCGTCTACCGGTTGGTCGACGCACAAGGGGACGTCCAAAAGTGGGTGAGCAGTAGCGCCTTCGTCGTCGAGAACGACTCCGGTCCCCACAGCATCTCCGGGGTGACCCGGGACGTAAGCGAGCAGATGCGCGAGCAGCAGCGGCTCGCCGAGCGCGTCGAGCACTTTCGCGAGCGCCACCTGGCCGCCGGCGAAGAGCTCACGCTCACCCAACTCAAGTACGACGTGCTGTTCGAGAACTCCACCGACGCCATCGTCATCTCCGATCTCGACGGGTACCTCATCGACTGCAACCAGCGCATGGTGGACATGTTCGGGACCACGTTCGAGCGGCTGCGCGGCTCGCATTTCTCGGAGTTCATCGCGCCCGAAGAGCTGGAGGCCACCCAGGAGAAGTGGGAGCGCTGGAAGCAGGGCGAGCCGGCCCTCTACGATGTGACCTTCACACGCGCCGACGGACGCGAGATCATCGTGGAGAACTCCTCGGCCTTGATCGACCTGGGCGATCGCAAAGTGATCCAGGCGATCTTGCGCGACCGCACCGAGGAGCGGCGCGCCCAGCGCGAGCTCGAGGCCACGCGCCGGCAGTTGTGGCGCGCCCAGAAGATGGAATCCCTGGGGCGGCTGGCCGGCAGCGTCGCCCACGACTTCAACAACCTGATCAACGTCATCTCGGCGTGCTCGAGCTTTCTGCTCGAAGATCTGGCGGCCGACGATCCCCGCCGCGTCGACGCCGTCGACATCCACGAGGCCGCCGGGCAGTCGGCGGCGCTGACCAGCCAGTTGCTGGCGTTCAGCCGCCAGCAGGTGCTCGAATCGAGGGTGGTCCACCTCGACTCGGTCGTGCAGCGTACTGCCAAGCTGTGCCGTCGGGTCATCGACGCGCCCATCGACCTCGACATCCAACTCGACGCCGGCGACCTGGAGGTCTTCGTCGACTCGGGCCAGCTCGAGCAGGTGATCATGAACCTGGTGCTCAACGCCCGTGACGCCGTCGACGGCGAGGGACGCATCGAGCTGTACAGCCGCTGGGAGACCCTGGGCGAACACGCGCCCGGGAAGCTCGCGCCGGGACGCTACGGCGTCATCTCGGTGCACGACGACGGCGTGGGCATCCCGGCCGACATCATCGACCGGATCTTCGAGCCGTTCTACACCACCAAAGAGGAGGGCAAGGGCACGGGGCTGGGGCTGGCCAGCGTGCACGGCATCGTCACCCAGAGCGGCGGCTACATCGACGTGGCCAGCACCCCGGGCCGCGGCAGCGAATTCACCATCTGGCTGCCCGAGGCGACCCCCGAGCAGCGCGCCGGCGAGGAACCGACCCCCGACGCGACCGTCCGCGCCGCCGACGACCGGGCCACGCTCCTCTTCGTCGACGACAACCCCCTGGTGCGCCGAAGTCTGGTGCGCGGACTCGAGCGCGGCGGCTACCACGTGCTGGTCGCCAGCAACGGCCGCGACGCCCTCGACATCTGGGGCGACCACCGCGAGCGCATCGGCGCGGTCGTCTCCGACATCATCATGCCGGTGATGGACGGCCTCGAGCTCTTGGAGCGCCTCGAAGACCTCGCCCCCGAGCTGCCCGTGCTCTTGCTGACCGGCTACAGCGACGAGCACGACCTTGGCGCCGCGGGCGCCTCGGCGCACACGATCATGCGCAAGCCCATCGCGCCGTCGGAGCTGCGTGAGGTGTTGGCGGGGGTTTTGGAGTCGTGA
- a CDS encoding PAS domain-containing hybrid sensor histidine kinase/response regulator, with the protein MQDESQNRSLPLEHEEQLQRLRDSLRRIDRAENQLARQRSEIRAFSAVLDRFTAHIPDVLWIFTQDLSETIYASPGLENIWEISREELLENPAAWSEHVHPDERQELLDAFSQMPADGSRSFNFRFVDDDGEVRKWLRASAFLVENRDGPDFVAGLTSDVTEEVLEQRRLARRATLYEQRHKAAGQELTNAQLKYNLLFENSNDGIVIFDLDGHIIDCNSRAVELFARPYEEICGTHWPAFVHPRDLNVAYENWEKRLRGEAVIFEMTLVDGEGNESFVEVSSSQVDLGDSRVVQAIVRDHTEQRRAKRELDATRQQLWRAQKMESLGRLAGSIAHDFNNLLSVISSCSSFLLEDLDADDPRRDDALDIREAAEQSAALTRQLLAFSRQQVLESRVVHLDSVLSRTGKLCRRVIDAPIDLDIQLDAGDLEVFVDSGQLEQVIMNLVLNARDAVEGGGRIEIHTRHETLGAGVSGSRPAGGYGVISIRDDGVGIEPDDIERIFEPFYTTKEDGKGTGLGLATVHGIVTQSGGYVDVDSTPGKGSAFTIWLPEATEDQRDLEFSELEGAQARSEQRATILLVDDNALVRRSLVRGLERGGYRTLTAANGREALDMWRRHDSQIAAVVSDVIMPAMDGLELLDTLKEQAPEMPVFLLTGYAEGRGLGPSSRQADEILRKPISPAKLCDALSAHLAADAGEGWAPVA; encoded by the coding sequence ATGCAGGACGAGTCCCAGAACCGGTCGCTTCCCCTCGAGCACGAAGAGCAACTCCAACGCCTGCGCGACTCGCTGCGCCGCATCGATCGTGCCGAGAACCAACTCGCCAGGCAGCGCTCCGAGATTCGCGCGTTCAGCGCCGTGCTCGACCGGTTCACGGCGCATATCCCCGACGTGCTCTGGATCTTTACCCAGGATCTGAGCGAGACGATCTACGCGAGCCCCGGGCTCGAAAATATCTGGGAGATCTCACGCGAGGAGTTGCTCGAAAACCCGGCCGCCTGGTCCGAGCATGTCCATCCCGACGAGCGCCAAGAGTTGCTCGACGCGTTCTCGCAGATGCCGGCCGACGGGAGTCGCTCGTTCAACTTCCGGTTCGTCGACGACGACGGCGAGGTCCGCAAGTGGCTGCGCGCCAGCGCGTTTCTGGTCGAAAACCGAGACGGCCCCGACTTCGTGGCCGGGCTGACGAGCGACGTGACCGAGGAGGTGCTCGAGCAGCGGCGCCTGGCTCGGCGCGCCACGCTGTACGAGCAGCGCCACAAGGCCGCCGGACAAGAGCTGACCAACGCCCAACTCAAGTACAACCTGCTCTTCGAAAACTCCAACGACGGGATCGTCATCTTCGATCTCGACGGCCACATCATCGACTGCAACAGCCGCGCCGTGGAGTTGTTCGCCCGCCCCTACGAAGAGATCTGCGGCACGCACTGGCCGGCGTTCGTCCACCCCCGTGACCTGAACGTCGCCTACGAGAATTGGGAGAAGCGCCTGCGTGGCGAGGCGGTCATCTTCGAGATGACGTTGGTCGACGGCGAGGGCAACGAGTCGTTCGTGGAAGTCTCGTCGAGCCAGGTCGACTTGGGCGATAGCCGAGTCGTCCAGGCGATCGTGCGCGACCACACCGAGCAGCGGCGCGCCAAGCGCGAACTCGACGCCACGCGCCAGCAGCTTTGGCGCGCCCAGAAGATGGAGTCCCTGGGGCGTCTGGCCGGCAGCATCGCCCACGACTTCAACAACCTGCTCAGCGTGATCTCGTCGTGCTCGAGCTTCCTGCTCGAAGATCTAGACGCCGACGATCCCCGCCGCGACGACGCCCTCGATATTCGCGAGGCGGCCGAGCAGTCGGCTGCGTTGACCCGCCAGCTGCTCGCCTTCAGCCGTCAGCAGGTGCTCGAGTCGCGCGTGGTCCACCTCGACAGCGTCTTGTCGCGCACCGGCAAGCTGTGTCGTCGCGTCATCGACGCGCCCATCGACCTCGACATCCAACTCGACGCCGGCGACCTGGAGGTCTTCGTCGACTCGGGCCAGCTCGAGCAGGTGATCATGAACCTGGTGCTCAACGCTCGCGACGCCGTCGAGGGGGGCGGACGCATCGAGATCCACACCCGCCACGAGACGCTTGGCGCGGGCGTGTCCGGGTCGCGGCCCGCGGGAGGATACGGCGTCATTTCGATACGCGACGACGGCGTGGGCATCGAGCCCGACGACATCGAGCGCATCTTCGAGCCGTTTTACACCACCAAGGAGGACGGCAAGGGGACCGGCCTCGGCCTGGCGACCGTGCACGGCATCGTCACCCAGAGCGGCGGCTACGTCGACGTCGACAGCACCCCGGGTAAGGGCAGCGCGTTTACGATCTGGCTGCCCGAGGCGACCGAGGACCAACGCGACCTGGAGTTCTCCGAGCTGGAGGGCGCGCAGGCTCGCAGCGAGCAGCGTGCCACGATCTTGTTGGTCGACGACAACGCGCTGGTGCGCCGCAGCCTGGTGCGCGGGCTCGAGCGCGGCGGCTATCGCACGCTGACGGCGGCCAACGGCCGCGAGGCGCTCGACATGTGGAGGCGGCACGACTCCCAGATCGCGGCGGTGGTCTCGGACGTGATCATGCCGGCGATGGATGGCCTCGAGTTGCTCGACACGCTCAAAGAGCAGGCGCCCGAGATGCCGGTATTCTTGCTGACCGGCTACGCCGAGGGGCGCGGTCTGGGCCCGTCGAGCCGCCAGGCCGACGAGATTCTGCGCAAGCCGATCTCGCCGGCCAAGCTGTGTGACGCGCTGTCGGCTCACCTGGCCGCAGACGCGGGCGAGGGGTGGGCGCCGGTGGCCTGA
- a CDS encoding M16 family metallopeptidase — protein sequence MTPYKLSAAAIAAALLTSTSMGCAGSSAATSSPAQDAAPKEASADEASQQEAQADQTLPEVEIPYEKFTLDNGLTVLVHQDKKAPVVAVNVWYHVGSKDEKPGKTGFAHLFEHLMFQGSENYKGEYFEPLEKAGATDMNGTTNRDRTNYFQTVPKSALDVALWMESDRMGHFQGAISQERLDEQRGVVQNEKRQGENRPYGKAWRMIPENTYPQGHPYSWSTIGSMEDLDAASLEDVKSWFDEYYGASNAVLTLAGDISVEEAKEKAEKFFGHIPAGPAVPHRGPWIAKMDERKELDTYDQVPQARAYYVYNVPQYGSETTEHLRLAADLLGDGKNSRLYKRLVYEDQIATDVFVWLWEGEIGSQILMGADARPGVELAKVEKALEEEVARFAKEGPTEEELARVKMSNFAETVSGLEKVGGFGGKSDRLARGEVFLSDPGAFEKLLDVQRDATVEQVREATAEWMGDGVFVLRVYPDPNHKAAAKKSAADRSKVPEPGQAPKLDLPDLQRAKMSNGVEVVLAERHDVPMVRLRLMADGGYAADPKDKLGVAKLTMDVLDEGTENHSSLELAAELEKLGAGLSSGSSLETAYVSMRAMTTTLDPALDLFADVVLRPAFADEEIARRKKQLLASIDQETARPRTRALRLLGPLVYGDAHPYGVPLTGSGTKASVEALERDDLVAYHARQLRPENATILVVGDTTMEQIKPKLEERFGKWKAAEAKAQVQNGQIAKHDKVRVFLIDKPGAEQSLIATGNAFDERSGVDQLAVEAMNTVIGGAFSSRLNMNLREDKHWSYGARSFVYETKGKQLFGAWAGVQSDKTSESMVEIKKELDAYLGDKPITEAELAKTKQNKTRKLPGRNETTGRLLGSVAEIVKFELPDEYWDTYTDRMNELTVEGVRKTAGEVIAPERMTWIVIGDLDKIEEKVRALEFGEVIVLDEEGKPVN from the coding sequence ATGACCCCATATAAGTTGTCCGCCGCCGCCATCGCCGCGGCTCTGCTCACCTCGACCAGCATGGGCTGCGCCGGCTCGAGCGCGGCGACCAGCTCGCCCGCGCAGGACGCTGCCCCCAAGGAAGCTTCGGCCGACGAGGCCTCCCAGCAGGAGGCCCAGGCCGACCAGACGCTTCCCGAGGTGGAGATTCCCTACGAGAAGTTCACCCTCGACAACGGCCTGACGGTGCTCGTCCATCAGGACAAAAAAGCGCCGGTGGTCGCCGTCAACGTCTGGTACCACGTCGGCTCCAAGGACGAGAAACCGGGCAAGACCGGCTTTGCGCACCTCTTCGAGCACCTGATGTTCCAGGGCTCGGAGAACTACAAGGGCGAGTATTTCGAGCCGCTCGAGAAGGCCGGCGCCACCGACATGAACGGCACGACCAACCGCGACCGCACCAACTACTTCCAGACGGTGCCCAAGAGCGCGCTCGACGTGGCGTTGTGGATGGAGTCCGACCGCATGGGCCACTTCCAGGGCGCCATCTCCCAGGAGCGCCTCGACGAACAGCGCGGCGTGGTCCAAAACGAGAAGCGCCAGGGCGAAAACCGCCCGTACGGCAAAGCGTGGCGGATGATCCCCGAGAACACCTACCCGCAGGGCCACCCGTACTCGTGGTCGACCATCGGCAGCATGGAGGACCTCGACGCCGCCTCGCTCGAGGACGTCAAGTCGTGGTTCGATGAGTATTACGGCGCCTCGAACGCGGTGCTGACGCTCGCCGGCGACATCAGCGTCGAGGAGGCCAAGGAGAAGGCCGAGAAGTTCTTCGGCCACATCCCCGCCGGCCCGGCCGTGCCGCATCGCGGCCCTTGGATCGCCAAGATGGACGAGCGCAAGGAGCTCGACACCTACGACCAGGTGCCGCAGGCTCGCGCCTACTACGTCTACAACGTGCCGCAATACGGCTCGGAGACCACCGAGCACCTGCGCCTGGCCGCCGACCTTTTGGGCGACGGCAAGAACTCGCGCCTCTACAAGCGCCTGGTCTACGAAGACCAGATCGCCACCGACGTCTTCGTGTGGCTGTGGGAGGGCGAGATCGGCTCGCAGATCTTGATGGGCGCCGACGCGCGACCCGGCGTCGAGCTGGCCAAGGTCGAGAAGGCCCTCGAAGAAGAGGTCGCCCGCTTCGCCAAGGAGGGGCCGACCGAAGAGGAGCTCGCCCGCGTCAAGATGTCGAATTTCGCCGAGACCGTCTCCGGCCTCGAGAAGGTCGGCGGCTTTGGCGGCAAGAGCGACCGACTGGCCCGCGGCGAAGTCTTCTTGAGCGACCCGGGCGCCTTCGAGAAGTTGCTCGACGTGCAACGCGACGCCACGGTCGAGCAGGTGCGTGAGGCGACCGCCGAGTGGATGGGCGACGGCGTCTTCGTGTTGCGCGTCTATCCCGATCCGAACCACAAGGCTGCTGCCAAAAAGAGCGCGGCCGATCGCAGCAAGGTCCCCGAGCCGGGCCAAGCGCCCAAGCTCGACCTGCCCGACCTGCAGCGCGCAAAGATGTCGAACGGCGTCGAGGTCGTGTTGGCCGAGCGCCACGACGTGCCGATGGTGCGCCTGCGCCTGATGGCCGACGGCGGCTACGCGGCCGACCCCAAGGACAAGCTGGGCGTGGCCAAGCTGACGATGGACGTGCTCGACGAGGGCACCGAGAACCACAGCTCGCTGGAGCTGGCCGCCGAGCTCGAGAAGCTGGGCGCCGGCCTGTCGAGCGGCTCGAGCCTGGAGACGGCGTATGTGAGCATGCGCGCCATGACGACCACGCTCGACCCGGCGCTCGACCTGTTCGCCGACGTGGTGCTGCGACCGGCGTTTGCCGACGAGGAGATCGCGCGGCGCAAAAAGCAGCTCTTGGCCAGCATCGACCAGGAGACGGCCCGGCCGCGCACCCGCGCGCTTCGCCTGCTCGGCCCGCTCGTCTACGGTGACGCGCACCCTTACGGCGTGCCGCTGACGGGCTCGGGCACCAAGGCGTCGGTCGAGGCGCTCGAACGCGACGACCTCGTCGCCTACCACGCGCGCCAGTTGCGCCCCGAGAACGCGACCATTCTGGTCGTCGGGGACACGACGATGGAGCAGATCAAGCCCAAGCTCGAAGAGCGCTTCGGCAAGTGGAAGGCCGCCGAGGCGAAGGCGCAGGTCCAGAACGGTCAGATTGCCAAGCACGACAAGGTGCGCGTCTTCCTCATCGACAAGCCGGGCGCCGAGCAGTCGCTCATCGCCACCGGCAACGCCTTCGACGAGCGCAGCGGTGTCGACCAGCTCGCCGTCGAGGCGATGAACACGGTCATCGGCGGGGCGTTCAGCTCGCGGCTGAACATGAACCTGCGCGAGGACAAGCACTGGTCGTACGGCGCGCGCTCGTTCGTCTACGAGACCAAGGGCAAGCAGCTCTTCGGCGCCTGGGCGGGTGTGCAGTCCGACAAGACGAGCGAGTCGATGGTCGAGATCAAAAAGGAGCTCGACGCCTACCTGGGCGACAAGCCGATCACCGAGGCCGAGCTGGCCAAGACCAAGCAGAACAAGACCCGCAAGCTGCCCGGCCGCAACGAGACGACCGGCCGACTGCTCGGAAGCGTCGCCGAGATCGTCAAGTTCGAGCTCCCCGACGAGTACTGGGACACCTACACCGACCGCATGAACGAGTTGACCGTCGAGGGGGTTCGCAAGACCGCCGGCGAAGTCATCGCCCCCGAGCGTATGACCTGGATCGTCATCGGCGACCTCGACAAAATCGAGGAGAAGGTGCGCGCGCTCGAATTCGGCGAGGTGATCGTGCTCGACGAGGAGGGCAAGCCGGTCAATTGA
- the dnaE gene encoding DNA polymerase III subunit alpha produces the protein MTDFVHLHVHTQFSLLDGAIKLPDLMNRVKELGMDTVAMTDHDNMYGAVNFQKAAQKAGVKPIIGCEMNLTKEDFRESTDPMSYHLTVLAKNKTGYKNLMYLNSMGWLEGYHERTGIPRIDRDLLAERKEGLIVLSGDLGGEINRAILRGDMDAARETAKAYAEIFGEDHFYLEIMDNAFPEQKKCNDALIELGQELGIPLVATNDCHYIHQEDARAHGVLMAIQLQKTVELERMMEHGVDQLYVRGPEEMKEAFAHVPEAIENTVKIAEMCDLEIPLGEIYLPQYDIPQEFFDENGIEDYKEGIHEYFEHVSWKGLEARFEEFDALGKEYDRQVYEDRLKEEIGIIRQMDFPGYFLIVWDFIRWSKEQGIPVGPGRGSGAGSLVAYSLLITDIDPMPYDLLFERFLNPERVSMPDFDIDFCMNRRGEVIQYVHDKYGHDNVGMIITYGQLKAKACIRDVARALNFSYGEADKIAKLVPDELGISLQGALDQEPELPKMRKEDPRVDALFDIALSLENLNRQAGIHAAGVVIAEDPLWEYVPVTRGANGEKVTQFAKEEVEEAGLVKFDFLGLKTLTVIDVALKLINAQRDEPFDIDAIPLDDRSVYDMICAGDTTGVFQLESSGFQELLKKLKPSTFEDIVASVALYRPGPLGSGMVDDFIDRKHGRKKVEYPHPWLEDVLKPTYGVMVYQEQVMKTAQVMAGFSLGGADILRRAMGKKKIKVMEQQKKVFIEGAVEQDVDANKAEEIFDLMAYFSGYGFNKSHSAAYALITYQTAYLKAHFPVEFMASLMTNDRDNTDKIVRFINEAKEMDIEVLPPDVNESRLDFSVSDGKIRFGLAAIKGVGGGVVESIIETRDEGGPFESLYDFCGRVDHGAINKRTIEALVRCGAFDSISPREEPARFIGDICTDRARMFAAIEMAVSRGQQAQHDAEVGQSSLFGMMSEDAKEEVLEENYPEVEAWSDRDLLQNEKDLLGFYVTGHPLDRFDGELGLYGITATEVITGGKEVQHRDDVVIAGVITEYRERPLKSGNGRMAFVQLEDKTGQVEVLVFSRTFADYEEPLKSNEPILIRGQVQEEGEGDARSWKVRANEIQRLIDARRERVKRLCVDIDADEVAQTTMRQLEKLFSSYHGEIPTSLVFSMENDDGRGKIELALPAQYAVDPSDELMMSLDRLFRKRSTRFR, from the coding sequence ATGACCGACTTCGTACACCTGCACGTCCACACCCAGTTCAGCCTCCTCGACGGTGCCATCAAGCTGCCCGACCTGATGAATCGGGTCAAAGAGTTGGGCATGGACACCGTCGCGATGACCGACCACGACAACATGTACGGGGCGGTCAACTTCCAGAAGGCGGCGCAAAAAGCAGGCGTCAAGCCGATCATCGGCTGCGAGATGAACCTCACCAAGGAGGACTTTCGCGAGTCGACCGACCCGATGAGCTATCACCTCACCGTGTTGGCCAAGAACAAGACCGGCTACAAAAACCTGATGTACCTCAACTCGATGGGCTGGCTGGAGGGCTACCACGAGCGCACGGGCATCCCGCGCATCGACCGCGACCTTCTGGCCGAGCGCAAAGAGGGCCTCATCGTCTTGTCGGGCGACCTGGGCGGCGAGATCAACCGGGCGATTTTGCGCGGCGACATGGACGCGGCGCGCGAGACGGCCAAGGCCTACGCCGAGATCTTTGGGGAAGACCACTTCTACCTCGAGATCATGGACAACGCCTTCCCCGAGCAGAAGAAGTGCAACGACGCGCTCATCGAGCTCGGCCAGGAGCTGGGCATCCCGCTGGTGGCCACCAACGACTGCCACTATATCCACCAGGAGGACGCCCGCGCCCACGGCGTGCTCATGGCCATCCAGCTCCAAAAGACCGTCGAGCTCGAGCGCATGATGGAGCACGGGGTCGACCAGCTGTACGTGCGCGGCCCCGAGGAGATGAAGGAGGCCTTCGCCCACGTGCCCGAGGCGATCGAGAACACCGTCAAGATCGCCGAGATGTGCGACCTGGAGATCCCGCTGGGCGAGATTTACCTGCCCCAGTACGACATCCCCCAGGAGTTCTTCGACGAAAACGGGATCGAGGACTACAAAGAGGGCATCCACGAGTACTTCGAGCACGTCTCCTGGAAGGGCCTGGAGGCGCGCTTCGAGGAGTTCGACGCCCTCGGCAAGGAGTACGACCGTCAGGTCTACGAGGACCGGCTCAAAGAAGAGATCGGCATCATCCGCCAGATGGACTTCCCGGGCTATTTCCTCATCGTTTGGGACTTCATCCGCTGGTCCAAAGAGCAAGGCATCCCCGTCGGTCCCGGCCGCGGCTCGGGTGCGGGTAGTCTGGTGGCGTACTCGCTGCTGATCACCGACATCGACCCGATGCCCTACGACCTGCTCTTCGAGCGCTTTTTGAACCCGGAACGTGTGTCGATGCCTGACTTCGACATCGACTTTTGCATGAACCGGCGCGGCGAGGTCATCCAGTACGTCCACGACAAGTACGGCCACGACAACGTGGGGATGATCATCACCTACGGCCAGCTCAAGGCCAAGGCGTGCATCCGCGACGTGGCCCGCGCGCTCAACTTTTCTTATGGCGAGGCCGACAAGATCGCCAAGCTGGTGCCCGACGAGCTGGGCATCAGCCTGCAGGGCGCGCTCGACCAGGAGCCCGAACTCCCCAAGATGCGCAAAGAGGACCCGCGCGTCGACGCCTTGTTCGACATCGCGCTGTCGCTGGAGAACCTCAACCGCCAGGCGGGTATCCACGCCGCCGGCGTCGTCATCGCCGAGGACCCGCTGTGGGAGTACGTCCCCGTCACCCGCGGCGCCAACGGCGAAAAGGTCACCCAGTTCGCCAAAGAGGAGGTCGAGGAGGCCGGCCTGGTCAAGTTCGACTTCCTCGGCCTCAAGACGCTCACGGTCATCGACGTCGCGCTCAAGCTCATCAACGCCCAACGGGACGAGCCGTTCGACATCGACGCCATCCCGCTCGACGACCGCAGCGTCTACGACATGATCTGCGCCGGCGACACCACCGGCGTCTTCCAGCTCGAGTCCTCGGGCTTCCAGGAGCTGCTCAAAAAGCTCAAGCCGTCGACCTTCGAGGATATCGTCGCTTCGGTCGCCCTGTACCGCCCCGGCCCGCTGGGCTCGGGCATGGTCGACGACTTCATCGACCGCAAGCACGGGCGCAAAAAGGTCGAGTACCCCCACCCCTGGCTCGAGGACGTCCTCAAGCCCACCTACGGGGTCATGGTCTATCAGGAGCAGGTCATGAAGACCGCCCAGGTCATGGCCGGCTTCTCGCTCGGCGGCGCCGATATCCTGCGCCGCGCGATGGGTAAGAAGAAGATCAAGGTGATGGAGCAGCAAAAGAAGGTCTTCATCGAGGGCGCCGTCGAGCAGGACGTCGACGCCAACAAAGCCGAGGAGATCTTCGACCTGATGGCCTACTTCTCGGGCTACGGCTTCAACAAGTCGCACTCGGCGGCCTACGCGCTGATCACCTACCAGACCGCCTACCTCAAGGCGCACTTCCCGGTCGAGTTCATGGCCTCGCTCATGACCAACGACCGTGACAACACCGACAAGATCGTCCGCTTCATCAACGAAGCCAAAGAGATGGACATCGAGGTCCTGCCGCCCGACGTCAACGAGTCGCGGCTCGACTTCTCGGTCTCCGACGGCAAGATCCGCTTCGGACTCGCCGCCATCAAAGGCGTGGGCGGCGGCGTGGTCGAGTCGATCATCGAAACCCGCGACGAGGGCGGCCCCTTCGAGAGCCTGTACGACTTCTGCGGCCGCGTCGACCACGGCGCCATCAACAAGCGCACCATCGAGGCGCTGGTGCGCTGCGGAGCCTTCGACTCGATCAGCCCGCGCGAAGAGCCGGCGCGCTTCATCGGCGACATCTGCACCGACCGCGCCCGCATGTTCGCCGCCATCGAGATGGCCGTCAGCCGCGGCCAACAGGCCCAGCACGACGCCGAGGTCGGCCAGTCGAGTCTCTTTGGCATGATGTCCGAAGACGCCAAAGAAGAGGTCCTCGAGGAGAACTACCCCGAGGTCGAAGCCTGGTCGGACCGCGACCTGCTGCAGAACGAAAAAGACCTGCTCGGCTTCTACGTCACCGGCCACCCGCTCGACCGCTTCGACGGCGAGCTGGGGCTGTACGGCATCACCGCCACCGAGGTGATCACCGGCGGCAAAGAGGTCCAGCACCGAGACGACGTGGTCATCGCCGGCGTCATCACCGAGTACCGCGAGCGCCCCCTCAAGAGCGGCAACGGCCGCATGGCCTTCGTCCAACTCGAAGACAAGACCGGCCAGGTCGAGGTGCTGGTGTTCAGCCGCACGTTTGCCGACTACGAAGAGCCGCTCAAATCGAACGAGCCCATTCTGATCCGCGGCCAGGTCCAGGAAGAAGGCGAAGGCGACGCCCGCAGCTGGAAAGTGCGCGCCAACGAAATCCAGCGCCTCATCGACGCTCGCCGCGAGCGCGTCAAACGCCTGTGCGTCGACATCGACGCCGACGAGGTCGCCCAGACCACGATGCGCCAGCTCGAAAAGCTGTTCAGCTCGTACCACGGCGAAATCCCCACCAGCCTCGTCTTCAGCATGGAGAACGACGACGGCCGCGGCAAAATCGAACTCGCCCTGCCCGCCCAATACGCCGTCGATCCGTCCGACGAGCTGATGATGTCGCTCGATCGTCTGTTTCGGAAGAGGTCGACGCGGTTTCGGTAA